One Clostridia bacterium genomic region harbors:
- the obgE gene encoding GTPase ObgE, with protein MFVDEAKIRVASGGGGNGCMAFRREKFVPRGGPSGGDGGRGGDVLMEASERHNTLVHFRFNPEYKAQRGRHGEGSNRTGAEGESIVLKVPVGTIVYDAETGELVHDFRRPNDRIVIAKGGRGGRGNARFATATHQAPRECEPGRAGEERLLRLELKLLADVGLLGYPNAGKSTLISRISAARPKIADYPFTTLQPNLGVVAVGEEPDQVSFVVADIPGIIEGASQGAGLGVQFLRHIERTRLLVHLVDVSDASGRPDPVKDFDVIMGELENFGAGLAAKPMLLIASKIDAANEEKLAKVKKFAKRKKLEFYPISAVTGEGIEELKWAMARKVQEVREAAAAEEAVDNFGETSTSSR; from the coding sequence ATGTTTGTTGACGAGGCAAAAATCCGTGTAGCGTCCGGCGGTGGCGGAAACGGCTGCATGGCCTTCCGCCGCGAAAAGTTTGTTCCGCGTGGCGGTCCTTCCGGCGGCGACGGCGGCCGCGGCGGCGACGTCCTTATGGAGGCCAGCGAGCGCCACAACACGCTCGTGCATTTTCGTTTCAATCCCGAGTACAAGGCGCAGCGCGGACGCCACGGCGAAGGCTCCAATCGAACCGGCGCCGAAGGCGAAAGCATCGTCCTCAAGGTTCCCGTTGGGACGATCGTCTATGACGCCGAGACTGGCGAGCTGGTACACGATTTCAGGCGTCCGAATGATCGCATCGTTATCGCCAAGGGCGGACGCGGAGGACGAGGCAATGCCCGGTTCGCAACGGCGACGCATCAAGCGCCACGAGAGTGCGAGCCCGGACGCGCCGGCGAAGAACGCCTCCTTCGGCTTGAACTCAAACTGCTGGCCGATGTCGGTCTTCTCGGTTATCCGAATGCGGGCAAGTCCACGCTTATCTCGCGGATTTCCGCCGCACGCCCCAAAATCGCCGATTATCCGTTTACGACCTTGCAGCCCAATCTCGGCGTGGTCGCCGTCGGTGAAGAACCTGACCAGGTCAGCTTCGTCGTCGCAGACATTCCGGGCATCATTGAGGGTGCCAGTCAGGGTGCCGGCTTGGGCGTACAGTTCCTGCGCCACATCGAGCGCACGCGTTTGCTCGTGCACCTGGTCGATGTTTCCGATGCCAGCGGCCGTCCCGATCCGGTGAAGGACTTCGACGTCATCATGGGAGAGCTGGAGAACTTCGGCGCAGGACTTGCCGCGAAGCCGATGTTGCTCATTGCTTCCAAGATTGATGCCGCCAATGAGGAAAAGCTCGCGAAGGTGAAGAAGTTCGCAAAGCGCAAGAAGTTGGAGTTCTATCCCATTTCGGCTGTCACCGGAGAGGGCATCGAGGAACTCAAGTGGGCCATGGCGCGCAAGGTGCAGGAGGTTCGGGAAGCTGCCGCTGCCGAGGAGGCCGTGGATAACTTTGGTGAAACAAGCACCTCGTCCCGCTGA
- the nadD gene encoding nicotinate-nucleotide adenylyltransferase codes for MNIAIFGGTFDPVHHGHLAVARAAAERFQLGRVYFVPADIPPHKQTQAITPYYHRYAMLALALAGEKNFVPSLLESPEIIQAEGKLASYSIDTVRRFKQRVRKVDRLFFIIGIDAFMDVAKWRSPVELLQECEFIVASRPGYSLNDVASALPETLRPAEQVSRLFKQQPAGGDIVLAGTTIHLLDEVKEAVGATKIRSAVATGRPIANFVGPEVAEYIRKLQLYKPGKPEPGNPEPNRLETLTVRTNGGQAEHRKQLHVVGGRSHRKNP; via the coding sequence ATGAATATCGCAATTTTCGGTGGCACCTTCGATCCGGTTCATCACGGTCACCTCGCCGTCGCGCGTGCTGCGGCAGAACGCTTCCAGCTTGGGCGCGTTTATTTTGTGCCCGCAGACATTCCGCCGCACAAGCAGACACAAGCAATCACGCCTTATTACCACCGCTATGCCATGCTCGCGCTTGCCCTGGCCGGGGAGAAGAATTTCGTCCCATCGCTGCTCGAATCGCCGGAGATCATCCAGGCGGAAGGCAAGCTTGCCAGCTACAGCATCGACACCGTTCGTCGCTTCAAACAGCGCGTTCGCAAGGTTGACCGCCTCTTCTTCATCATCGGCATCGACGCCTTTATGGATGTTGCCAAGTGGCGTAGCCCGGTCGAGTTGTTGCAGGAGTGCGAGTTCATCGTCGCCAGCCGTCCCGGGTATTCGCTCAACGACGTCGCCTCCGCACTGCCTGAGACGTTGCGTCCAGCAGAACAGGTGAGCAGACTTTTCAAGCAGCAGCCAGCTGGCGGCGATATCGTTCTCGCCGGGACGACCATCCACCTGCTGGACGAAGTGAAAGAAGCGGTCGGCGCCACCAAGATTCGCTCCGCCGTCGCGACAGGCAGGCCAATTGCCAACTTCGTCGGCCCAGAAGTGGCTGAGTACATTCGTAAATTGCAGCTGTATAAGCCGGGGAAACCGGAGCCCGGCAACCCCGAGCCCAACCGCCTTGAAACATTGACAGTGCGAACCAACGGCGGACAGGCCGAACATCGCAAACAGTTGCACGTAGTCGGTGGCCGCAGCCATCGCAAAAACCCCTGA
- the rsfS gene encoding ribosome silencing factor produces MKQSEVKKQVRTVLTAANEKKAENITILELPKESSAFTDYFVICTGSNPRQVQAISDEVEQKLSKLGVEPNHREGHDTAEWILLDYVDFVVHIFSENARKFYDLERLWKSAKRWTESELKAVPAKKGTASRKTAAARRSAAPARKTAAKKTLAKKTVARKAVAKKTTKKPVSKKPRAHVRTTKG; encoded by the coding sequence ATGAAGCAGAGCGAAGTCAAGAAGCAGGTTCGAACCGTACTCACAGCCGCGAATGAGAAGAAGGCGGAGAACATCACCATCCTGGAGCTTCCAAAAGAATCCAGCGCCTTCACCGACTATTTTGTAATTTGCACGGGTAGCAACCCGCGACAGGTACAAGCCATCTCCGATGAAGTCGAGCAGAAACTCTCGAAGCTCGGCGTGGAACCGAATCATCGCGAGGGCCACGATACCGCCGAGTGGATTCTTCTCGACTACGTGGACTTCGTTGTCCACATCTTCTCGGAGAACGCTCGTAAGTTCTACGATCTGGAACGGCTTTGGAAATCCGCAAAGCGCTGGACCGAATCCGAGCTGAAAGCCGTGCCAGCGAAAAAGGGAACAGCCTCCCGGAAAACTGCCGCTGCGCGCAGAAGCGCAGCACCCGCGCGCAAGACCGCAGCCAAGAAAACCTTGGCGAAGAAGACCGTGGCTCGCAAAGCTGTTGCTAAGAAAACCACCAAGAAACCAGTGTCGAAGAAGCCGCGTGCGCACGTGCGTACGACGAAGGGCTAA
- a CDS encoding sigma-54 dependent transcriptional regulator, with product MPRRTDAFGAGVPSRSIDTPLPDTPPASTGVSDNAIGALTPDAVLGSFVASDASSLRLLEQIRRVAAAASTVLVRGESGSGKDLVASLLHYLGTNANEPLLKIDCASLPQELLESELFGFEKGAFTGATQMKRGRLESAGAGTIILDEIGALTISMQAKLLRAIEEKRFDRLGGHRPIAFHARIIALTSIDLESAVARRTFREDLYYRLNVIPLVIAPLRERPADIAPLAQHFLLKLATMHRKPHHCFAPEAISALEEYSFPGNVRELRNIVERGIIMSTSPEIGPEDLPAYVRRGSSTSSSKLTLEELERGYIEEILDHTRGKKSKAAAILGISRKTLLEKRKKYGLR from the coding sequence ATGCCGCGCCGGACTGACGCGTTCGGCGCCGGCGTACCTTCGCGTTCAATCGATACTCCGTTACCCGACACTCCGCCCGCTTCTACTGGCGTTTCTGACAACGCCATTGGAGCGCTTACTCCAGACGCCGTGCTCGGTTCGTTCGTTGCGTCAGATGCCAGCAGTCTGCGCCTGCTCGAGCAGATTCGCAGAGTCGCGGCTGCCGCATCCACGGTGCTCGTGCGTGGCGAGAGCGGCTCCGGAAAAGACCTCGTTGCATCGCTTCTGCATTACCTCGGCACCAACGCCAACGAGCCTCTTCTCAAGATCGATTGCGCCAGCCTGCCGCAGGAACTTCTTGAAAGCGAGCTGTTCGGCTTCGAGAAAGGCGCCTTCACGGGTGCCACGCAGATGAAGCGCGGCCGCCTGGAGAGCGCCGGAGCTGGAACCATCATCCTGGATGAAATCGGTGCGCTTACCATCTCAATGCAGGCCAAGCTCCTGCGCGCCATCGAAGAAAAGCGCTTCGACCGACTTGGCGGACACCGGCCCATCGCCTTTCACGCCCGCATCATCGCCCTCACCAGCATCGATCTGGAAAGCGCCGTCGCTCGCCGGACCTTCCGCGAAGACCTTTATTACAGGCTCAACGTAATCCCGCTCGTCATCGCGCCCTTGCGCGAGCGCCCGGCAGACATCGCGCCTCTGGCTCAACATTTTCTGCTTAAGCTCGCCACCATGCATCGCAAGCCGCACCACTGCTTTGCGCCGGAGGCTATCTCGGCCCTCGAGGAGTACAGCTTTCCAGGGAATGTACGCGAACTGCGCAACATCGTCGAACGCGGTATCATCATGAGCACATCGCCAGAGATTGGACCGGAAGACTTGCCGGCATACGTGCGCCGAGGTAGTTCGACTTCCAGCAGCAAACTGACGCTCGAAGAACTGGAGCGCGGCTACATCGAGGAAATTCTGGATCACACACGCGGCAAGAAGTCGAAGGCTGCAGCCATTCTGGGTATCAGCAGAAAAACACTTCTGGAGAAACGCAAGAAATACGGTCTGCGTTAG
- a CDS encoding 23S rRNA (pseudouridine(1915)-N(3))-methyltransferase RlmH, producing the protein MAWVGKTKEAAIQSLTAEYAKRLARYVPTETHELPSEVAVLKLADKVARTAPVMVLLDSRGKQLSSEELADLIRDYQDCGTQELLFAIGPSDGWSEPSLKAATVRLSLGRMTLPHELARVVLLEQLYRAFTILKGHPYHTGH; encoded by the coding sequence GTGGCATGGGTTGGCAAGACGAAGGAAGCGGCCATCCAGTCGCTCACGGCCGAGTACGCCAAACGCCTGGCGCGCTACGTCCCAACTGAAACGCACGAACTCCCCAGCGAAGTCGCCGTCCTCAAACTGGCCGACAAAGTGGCGCGCACCGCGCCCGTCATGGTCCTGCTCGATTCGCGTGGTAAGCAGCTCAGCTCAGAGGAGTTAGCCGATCTTATTCGAGACTATCAGGACTGCGGCACGCAGGAGTTGCTCTTCGCCATCGGTCCTTCGGATGGATGGAGCGAGCCGTCGCTAAAGGCCGCCACAGTTCGCCTCTCCCTTGGACGCATGACCCTGCCCCACGAACTCGCCCGCGTCGTTTTGCTGGAACAACTCTACCGAGCATTTACAATCCTTAAGGGACATCCGTATCACACGGGGCACTAG
- the cobO gene encoding cob(I)yrinic acid a,c-diamide adenosyltransferase encodes MSDVRKGLIIVNTGPGKGKTTAAMGTALRAVGNGLRVLMLQFLKGSWHYGELDAVQAFGDRFVMKQMGRGFVKVGGAETDPEDIRLVEEAWAEAAQAILSGEWDLVVLDEINYAISYKMLDPERVLEVLKRRPEMVHVILTGRNAHPTIVDLADTVTEMREVKHAYQKGIQAQRGIEY; translated from the coding sequence GTGAGCGATGTCCGCAAAGGCCTCATCATCGTCAACACCGGTCCCGGTAAAGGCAAGACGACGGCCGCCATGGGAACCGCTTTGCGGGCCGTCGGCAACGGTCTGCGCGTCCTGATGCTTCAGTTCCTGAAGGGCTCGTGGCACTACGGCGAACTGGATGCCGTCCAGGCGTTTGGCGACCGGTTTGTCATGAAGCAGATGGGACGCGGTTTCGTGAAGGTTGGCGGCGCCGAGACCGATCCCGAAGACATCCGTCTGGTGGAAGAAGCCTGGGCGGAAGCGGCGCAGGCAATCCTCTCTGGCGAGTGGGATCTCGTGGTGCTCGATGAGATCAATTACGCCATCAGCTACAAGATGCTCGATCCGGAGAGAGTACTCGAGGTTCTGAAGCGGCGTCCGGAAATGGTGCACGTGATCTTGACGGGGCGCAACGCACACCCCACAATTGTTGACTTGGCAGATACCGTGACCGAGATGCGTGAGGTCAAGCACGCATACCAGAAGGGCATTCAGGCCCAGCGCGGCATCGAGTACTAG
- the accD gene encoding acetyl-CoA carboxylase, carboxyltransferase subunit beta, whose translation MTWFKRQSQQLDTSGEKKVRTEGLWVKCDQCRQIIWKKDLEENLNVCPKCDKHFRVDARMRLAQLFDDGEFQLEDINLSSTDPLKFTDLKPYASRLKAAKQTTGLKDAIVNGRGKINGHPAIVSAMEYSFIGGSMGAVVGEVITRAVEKATKERLPLIIVAASGGARMMEGVVSLMTLAKISSALGRMDDARVPYIAVLTDPTTGGTTASFAMLGDLNIAEPGALIGFAGPRVIEQTIRQKLPEGFQRSEFLMQHGMLDAVVHRRDLKGYIARAIEFMMPVPA comes from the coding sequence ATGACGTGGTTTAAGCGGCAATCGCAACAGTTAGACACATCGGGCGAGAAGAAAGTCCGCACCGAAGGGCTCTGGGTCAAGTGCGACCAGTGCCGCCAGATCATCTGGAAGAAAGACCTCGAAGAGAATCTGAACGTTTGCCCCAAGTGCGACAAGCACTTCCGCGTGGACGCCCGGATGCGCCTGGCGCAACTCTTCGACGACGGCGAGTTCCAGCTTGAAGACATCAACCTGTCTTCCACGGACCCGCTGAAGTTTACCGACCTAAAGCCCTATGCCTCGCGTCTCAAGGCAGCGAAACAAACGACGGGCCTCAAGGACGCCATCGTCAACGGGCGCGGCAAGATCAACGGACACCCGGCCATTGTCAGCGCCATGGAGTACTCGTTCATCGGCGGCAGCATGGGCGCTGTTGTTGGCGAAGTCATCACCCGTGCCGTAGAGAAGGCCACCAAGGAACGCCTCCCGCTCATTATCGTCGCTGCCTCGGGCGGCGCCCGCATGATGGAAGGCGTTGTCAGCCTCATGACCCTGGCCAAAATTTCTTCTGCGCTTGGACGCATGGACGATGCAAGGGTTCCCTACATAGCCGTCCTGACCGATCCGACGACTGGCGGCACGACGGCATCCTTCGCAATGCTCGGCGACCTCAACATCGCCGAACCGGGCGCGCTCATCGGTTTCGCCGGACCGCGTGTCATCGAGCAGACAATTCGGCAAAAGCTTCCTGAAGGCTTCCAACGCAGCGAATTCCTCATGCAGCACGGAATGCTCGACGCGGTCGTTCACCGCCGTGATCTCAAGGGCTACATCGCGCGCGCAATTGAATTCATGATGCCAGTCCCAGCATAA
- a CDS encoding rubrerythrin family protein: MSTPSVSPNTAVTIQNLQAAFNGESNAAAKYALFASKAGEEGYARVASLFRAASRAEQIHAANHARVLEKLGAKPEAKIETPEVKSTAENLKCAIAGEEYERDVMYPGFIREAKAQNNSAALRTFQFALEAEAEHASLYTVALNSLEQQRTATAFYVCVVCGYTTADAELVRCAICKAPREKFESII; the protein is encoded by the coding sequence ATGTCCACACCCTCCGTTTCACCGAATACCGCAGTCACCATCCAAAACCTCCAGGCAGCCTTCAACGGCGAGAGCAATGCCGCTGCCAAGTACGCGCTCTTTGCCAGCAAAGCCGGTGAAGAAGGGTACGCTCGCGTTGCCAGCCTCTTCCGCGCTGCTTCGCGTGCCGAGCAGATACACGCCGCCAACCATGCTCGCGTTCTCGAGAAGCTCGGCGCCAAGCCGGAAGCGAAGATCGAAACGCCGGAAGTGAAGTCGACCGCCGAAAATCTCAAATGCGCCATTGCCGGGGAGGAGTACGAGCGCGATGTCATGTATCCGGGCTTCATCCGCGAAGCCAAAGCGCAGAACAACTCCGCCGCCTTGCGCACGTTCCAGTTCGCGCTCGAAGCCGAAGCCGAGCACGCCAGCCTCTACACGGTGGCCCTCAACTCGCTCGAGCAGCAACGGACCGCGACGGCCTTCTACGTCTGCGTAGTGTGCGGATACACGACGGCCGATGCCGAGCTGGTCCGCTGCGCCATCTG